In Sesamum indicum cultivar Zhongzhi No. 13 unplaced genomic scaffold, S_indicum_v1.0 scaffold00228, whole genome shotgun sequence, the DNA window ATATAAAGccaaaaaaatctgaaaacaAGCAAATGTAAGCATAGAATTACCCTTCCTTGAGCTCTGGCATTGAACTTTTGGAGTAAGAACGCTTTTGGATCCATTTGACCAGGAGGCCTCCCTATACCTACAAAAGAATTACAAttgatttacttatttatagtTGAACTCAAGGTCAACGGGCAGCGAAATTCTAAAGTTGGGGATCCAAACCTACCAATTCTTAACCGCGGAAATTCTCTATTCCCACGAAAATGATAGATCACACTTTTCAGCCTAGCAAAATGATAAAGTAAGGATCATAAAGCTCACCAAGGAGAGAGTAAAACCCACTAAAGTCTAAAGCAAGTCAAGTTATTGGTCGTTCTTCtgaaattatcatatatagaCCATACAGTAAATATTTCTGCAATGACAAAAGCATGCTAATTTTCAGGCAATTCAAACCCTACTGCTAGTGGCACCGATAATATGAATGGTTAGACTCACAACTAGGTTGTATCATGAAATATGCCTTGATTCAGTCAACAACTAGGAACAGTAAACTACTGCAAGAATCGGACCCAGGAACAGAAATTTGTAAGTCTCAGATagcaattataaaataaaaatttctttatagaTTACGCATTAGTTGAAAGGACAGAGTCCAGGAAGACATTGATATATTGAATAAAGTGTTCTGGGTCATAAATCCTTATTCTTGTATGATAACAGCCAATGCCAACCACAACATACCAGACTGAAGGCCATGGAAGCAAATAAACAAAGTTGTTAAGCTAATGCAATTTTACACCATCTTCCTGTTAAAGTTATATCCTACGATTTCAAGCATAAAGTTTCTATTTCTTACCCATTGTGACTTCCATGATTTCCCTTAGGGTGAAGACGAAGAACCCCACAAGGTAAATCCATGTCATCATGAAActaaaacaacaaaacatGATGCGTCAGAATTCAGAACGTAGCCAGCCAATCAAAAAGTGAGTATGGGATGCCAATTTCTCCACAAGACCGTACCACTAGCACCCGGTTAAGAGGAAGCTTATAGTAAGATGCAAGCGGGCCACACTGCCAAAAAAATGATAAGTACTTCAGTCACATGCCCACACACAGAGATTCTTCCTTAAGAAATTTCAATCTATTGCTTACAGATTCACCACTTAAATTCATGTAAGTCTGAGGCTTCGCCAAGAAAACTGGAACCCCATTGACGAAACCTGAAGGAAACATCCAAAATCCAGTCTCGTTATAAAAGTAAACACACAAACAAACTGATGAAGTTATAGACATAAGTAAAGTATgattaaatagaaattatgTGTGAGAGGCCTTTTCCAAAGATGGCTTTGCAGTGGAAAGAGTCCATTGAGATTCCTTGTGATTTGGCAAATGCATCAACCAATTCAAACCCCACATTGTGTCTGGTGCCTGTGAATTTATCCCCTGGATTGCCCAAACCCACAAAAAGCCATGGTCGTGGATTCAAAAACACAGTGGAGCTGCAAAAGCAGCGCATTGGAAACCTGCTTAGAAGCATTTTTCACTGTTCTGCAACAATTTTGAcgaactaattataattagaagaaaaaagaggataTCAGGTGCTCGAGGTCAAAGCTAATGGGATTTCCAGCTCGCTTGAAATGGCTAATTCAGTTCACATGTTACTTGGTATGCTTATAGAGACgtataattcttatatatcATCAAAATTGCTAAAGACATGTCCATTGGCAATTCGGGACCAAAAAGTTTGTGCCAGTTCACACGAAATTGTCAGAAAGGAATGCCCAAAATGAGAGGTCAAATTCACAGAAAACCTGCGGAAATAACGTACAGGAAAATCCTCAATATGAGCAATTCGAAATCTGCTCAAATACGtaacaaattaatcaaaaacttaaaataaataaaaaagcatcTATCCAAATCCCTATAGTAATCCACTCCACGAAAAATATTGGGTTCATCCGGAATGCAATTGTAAATTCCTAACTAAGATACCTTAACTTGGGCATGCCAAAGCTTCTCACATAATTTTCCCTGAGAGAGCAGATAAAGCGAGACGGCCGCAAAATAGAAGAAGAGACGATGGCTAACGTCAGCGGCAGGTCGGTGGTTCCCGGCGGCGAGCAGTGGCACGTTGGTCTTTCAGTGAGCAGTCTTGTTTAATCGGCAGCTGAAGAACAAAGATTGAGACGAAGACGCCTGGGGAAATGGGTGGGTCGATTTTTAACCCGACTAGTCGCCGATTTGTCTTTCTTGTTGCCGTGAATTTGGGGGCTAGGGTTCTAAGATGTTTGGGGAAGAAATAAGAGAGGGGAAAGAATGGAggtagaaagaaaaaagaagaagaaacgatGAAAAGAAAGATGGACTG includes these proteins:
- the LOC105179869 gene encoding peptidyl-tRNA hydrolase, mitochondrial-like isoform X2, translating into MPKLRFPMRCFCSSTVFLNPRPWLFVGLGNPGDKFTGTRHNVGFELVDAFAKSQGISMDSFHCKAIFGKGFVNGVPVFLAKPQTYMNLSGESCGPLASYYKLPLNRVLVFHDDMDLPCGVLRLHPKGNHGSHNGLKSVIYHFRGNREFPRLRIGIGRPPGQMDPKAFLLQKFNARAQGRIDAALQEGVVALEQVLSKGLTESARCFNKEQKYKHIRLQTMPV
- the LOC105179869 gene encoding peptidyl-tRNA hydrolase, mitochondrial-like isoform X3 is translated as MPKLSSTVFLNPRPWLFVGLGNPGDKFTGTRHNVGFELVDAFAKSQGISMDSFHCKAIFGKGFVNGVPVFLAKPQTYMNLSGESCGPLASYYKLPLNRVLVFHDDMDLPCGVLRLHPKGNHGSHNGLKSVIYHFRGNREFPRLRIGIGRPPGQMDPKAFLLQKFNARAQGRIDAALQEGVVALEQVLSKGLTESARCFNKEQKYKHIRLQTMPV
- the LOC105179869 gene encoding peptidyl-tRNA hydrolase, mitochondrial-like isoform X1, with translation MLLSRFPMRCFCSSTVFLNPRPWLFVGLGNPGDKFTGTRHNVGFELVDAFAKSQGISMDSFHCKAIFGKGFVNGVPVFLAKPQTYMNLSGESCGPLASYYKLPLNRVLVFHDDMDLPCGVLRLHPKGNHGSHNGLKSVIYHFRGNREFPRLRIGIGRPPGQMDPKAFLLQKFNARAQGRIDAALQEGVVALEQVLSKGLTESARCFNKEQKYKHIRLQTMPV